The Zalophus californianus isolate mZalCal1 chromosome X, mZalCal1.pri.v2, whole genome shotgun sequence genome window below encodes:
- the LOC113930814 gene encoding LOW QUALITY PROTEIN: ATP-dependent zinc metalloprotease YME1L1-like (The sequence of the model RefSeq protein was modified relative to this genomic sequence to represent the inferred CDS: substituted 2 bases at 2 genomic stop codons), which translates to MFSLSSTVQPQVTVPLSHLINAFHSPKNTSISVSVSASQNHHRDVVPDHEATGNEPVLNLRDLGLSELKIGQIDQLVDSLLPGFCKGKSISSHWHTSHVSAQSLFENKYGYLGMFSTLRSSCLYRQHSRTLKSICSDLQCWPVFIQSRGFKTLKSRTRRLQSTSERSTETQHITPSFVKGFLLRDRGXDVESLDKLMKTKNIPEAHQDAFKTGFAEGFLKAQALTQKTNDSLRRTRLILFVLLLFGIYGLLKNPFLSVRFRTTTGLDSAVDPVQMKNVTFEHVKGVEEAKQELQEVVEFLKNPQKFTVLGGKLPKGILLVGPPGTGKTPLARAVAGEEDVPFYHASGSEFDEMFVGVGASRIRNLFREAKANAPCVIFIDEFDSVGGKRIESPTHPYSRQTINQLLAEMDGFKPNEGVIIIGATNFPEALDNALIRPGRFDMQVTVPRPDVKGRTEILKWYLNKIKFDQSVDPEIIARGTVGFSGAELENLVNQAALKAAVDGKEMVTMKELEFSKDKILMGPERRSVEIDNKNKTITAYHESGHVIIAYYTKDAMPINKATIMPRGPTLGHVSLSPENDRWNETRAQLLAQMDVSMGGTVAEELIFGTDHITTGASSDFDNATKIAKRMVTKFGMSEKLGVMTYSDTGKLSPETQSAIEQEMRILXRDSYERAKHILKTHAKEHKNLAEALLTYETLDAKEIQIVLEEKKLEVR; encoded by the coding sequence ATGTTTTCCCTGTCGAGTACGGTGCAGCCCCAGGTTACGGTTCCTCTGAGTCACCTCATCAATGCCTTCCATTCACCAAAAAACACATCTATTTCTGTCAGTGTGTCAGCTTCACAAAACCACCATCGAGATGTAGTTCCTGACCATGAGGCTACTGGCAATGAGCCTGTACTTAATTTAAGAGACCTTGGATTATCCGAATTAAAAATTGGACAGATTGATCAACTGGTAGACAGTTTACTTCCTGGATTTTGTAAAGGCAAGAGCATTTCTTCCCATTGGCATACATCTCATGTCTCTGCACAGTccctctttgaaaataaatatggttACTTAGGTATGTTTAGTACTTTACGTTCCTCTTGCTTGTACAGACAACATTCAAGAACTCTTAAAAGTATTTGTTCAGATCTTCAGTGTTGGCCAGTTTTCATACAGTCTCGGggttttaaaactttgaaatCAAGAACTCGACGTTTACAGTCCACCTCTGAAAGATCGACAGAGACGCAGCATATAACACCATCATTTGTAAAGGGGTTCCTTTTGCGGGACAGAGGATGAGATGTTGAGAGTTTGGACAAACtcatgaaaaccaaaaatataccTGAAGCTCACCAAGATGCATTTAAAACTGGTTTTGCAGAGGGTTTTCTGAAAGCTCAAGCACTAACGCAAAAAACCAATGATTCTCTGAGACGAACTCGTCTGATTCTCTTCGTTCTGCTGCTATTTGGCATTTATGGACtcttaaaaaatccatttttatctGTCCGCTTCCGGACAACAACGGGGCTTGATTCTGCAGTAGATCCTGTCCAGATGAAAAATGTCACCTTTGAACATGTTAAAGGAGTGGAGGAAGCTAAACAAGAATTACAGGAGGTTGTTGAATTCTTGAAAAATCCACAAAAATTTACTGTGCTTGGAGGTAAACTTCCAAAAGGAATACTTTTAGTTGGACCACCAGGGACAGGGAAGACACCTCTTGCTCGAGCTGTGGCTGGAGAAGAGGATGTTCCTTTTTATCATGCTTCTGGATCAGAATTTGATGAAATGTTTGTGGGTGTGGGAGCCAGCCGTATCAGAAATCTATttagggaagcaaaagcaaatgcTCCCTGTGTTATATTTATTGATGAATTCGATTCTGTCGGAGGGAAGCGAATTGAGTCTCCAACGCACCCATATTCAAGGCAGACTATAAATCAACTTCTTGCTGAAATGGATGGTTTTAAACCCAATGAAGGAGTTATCATAATAGGAGCCACAAACTTCCCAGAGGCATTAGATAATGCCTTAATACGTCCTGGTCGTTTTGACATGCAGGTTACAGTTCCAAGACCAGATGTAAAAGGTCGAACAGAAATTTTGAAATGgtatctcaataaaataaagtttgatCAGTCTGTTGATCCAGAAATTATAGCTCGAGGTACTGTTGGCTTTTCTGGAGCAGAGTTGGAGAATCTTGTGAACCAGGCTGCATTAAAGGCAGCTGTTGATGGAAAAGAAATGGTTACCATGAAGGAACTAGAGTTTTCCAAAGATAAAATTCTAATGGGACCTGAACGTAGAAGCGTGGAAAttgataacaaaaacaaaaccatcacaGCATATCATGAATCTGGTCATGTTATCATTGCATATTACACTAAAGATGCAATGCCTATCAACAAAGCTACAATCATGCCACGAGGGCCAACACTTGGACATGTGTCCCTGTCGCCTGAGAATGACAGATGGAATGAAACTAGAGCTCAGTTGCTTGCGCAGATGGATGTTAGTATGGGAGGAACAGTAGCTGAGGAGCTTATATTTGGAACTGACCATATCACAACAGGTGCTTCCAGTGATTTTGATAATGCAACTAAAATAGCAAAGCGGATGGTTACCAAATTTGGAATGAGTGAAAAGCTTGGAGTTATGACCTACAGTGATACTGGGAAACTGAGTCCAGAAACTCAATCTGCTATTGAACAAGAAATGAGAATCCTTTGAAGGGACTCATATGAACGAGCGAAACATATCTTGAAGACTCATGCAAAAGAGCATAAGAATCTAGCAGAAGCTTTACTAACCTATGAGACTTTGGATGCCAAAGAGATTCAAATTGTTCTTGAGGAAAAGAAATTGGAAGTGAGATGA